DNA from Gephyromycinifex aptenodytis:
AGCAGGTCTCGCCGCAGCTGTACGTCGCGTGCGGCATCTCCGGTGCCATCCAGCACCGGGCCGGTATGCAAACCTCCAAGACGATCATCGCGGTGAACAAGGACGAAGAAGCCCCGATCTTCGAACTGGTTGACTTCGGCGTAGTCGGTGACCTCTTCGAGGTTCTCCCACAGGCCACCGAGCAGGTTCAGTCGCAAAAGGGCTGAGCAGACCACACCCCGATGGGCCGCTGCACGCCATGTGCGTGCGGCGGCCCGTCGTCGTATCCGGGGGAGTGCGAGGCCGCGGAGACAGCGCTGCCGGAATCCCAGCCCGGGGCCGACCTGCAGGCGCGGGACGCTTGACCCAGGCTGAGCCGGTGTGCTGTGGACCGGACACCGAGTCGGGCATCGCACCGACGGCGGCTGGTTGATGGCACTGAGCCCCGACGGCTTCGGGGGGCGGCGTCGGGGCTCAGTGGTCAGGGGGGAGGTGTACACCTCGGGGGCAATTGTGTCGCCCTTGGCAAAGAAGTTGAAAACAACATTACCGGAGTGAGTGGTCATCTCCGCAGCTTGTTGGACTGTTGCGCAAAGGCGGCGGGGCGGGTGCGCAGGCGCGGCTGTTCACCGGGGGTCGTAGCTACCAGGCGTGGTTCGTAGACTCCATGGCGTGACCGACGAGCGACGATGTGTATATCTGGACCATGGCGCGACGACACCGGTGCTGCCGGAGGTCATCGAGGCCATGGCCGCCGAACTGTCTCATGTCGGCAACCCCTCCTCCCTGCACGGCCCCGGGCGAGCCGCCCGAGGCCGCGTCGAGGAAGCCCGCGAGAAGCTGGCAGACGCGCTGGGGGCCACCGCATCCGAGATCGTCTTCACCTCCGGCGGTACCGAGTCTGACAACCTGGCGATCACCGGGATGTTCCGTCATCGCCACCGTCAAGACCCCCGTCGCCGACGGGTGCTGGTGGGTGCGATCGAACACTCAGCCGTCCTGGACACCGCCGAAGCGCTCGCCGAGCACGAAGACGCGCAAGTGACCTTGGTGCGTTGTGACAGTGCGGGCATCATCACCCCCGATGCGCTGCGTGAAGCACTGCTCGCCACCTGCGGCGACAACGCCGACGATGTGGCGCTGGTCTCGATCATGTGGGTGAACAACGAGGTCGGGGTGGTGCAGCCGATCGCAGAACTGGCGGCGGTGGCTCACGAGTACGCCGTGCCGTTCCACACCGATGCCGTGCAGGCGGTCGGGCAGGTTCCGGTCGACTTCGCCGCCAGTGGCGTCGACGCGATGTCTGTCTCCGGACACAAACTCGGGGGCCCCGCAGGGGTAGGCGCCCTGCTGGCCCGCCGCGACGCCCCGATCGCCCCCATCTCCTTCGGCGGTGGTCAAGAGCGCTCACTGCGTAGCGGCACCTTGGCGACCCACCTGATCATCGGCCTGGCGCAGGCCCTGCCTGCCGCTGTGCAGCGCCAACCCGAGCAAGCAGCACGCCTGCTGGGATTACGCGACGCCTTGATCACCGGAGTGCTCGAACAGGTCCCCGGCTCCCAGGTGACCGGGGCCTGGGATCGTGGCGACATGCAGCGTCGCAGCCCCGCCAACGCACACGTGCTGCTGCCGCAGTGCCAGGGCGATTCATTGCTCTTCCTGCTCGACGCCGCAGGTATCGCCTGCTCGACCGGCTCGGCGTGCCATGCCGGTGTGCCCCGTCCGAGCCACGTCGTCCTGGCGCTGGGGCATCCGGAGCAGGAGGCGCAAGGGGCGCTGCGGCTGACCCTGGGTCACGATTCCACCCCGGAGGACGTTGAGAGGTTCATGGCAGCACTACCGGAGTGTGTGGAACGCGCGCAACGGGCCTATCGGGCCGCAGCGGCAAGGAAGGTCGGCTGATGCGCATCGTCGCGGCAATGAGCGGTGGAGTTGATTCGGCCGTCGCGGCTGCCCGGATGCTCGATGCCGGTCATGAGGTCGTCGGGGTGCATCTGGCCTTGTCCCGCAGCGCCGCCACCCTGCGCGAAAGCGCTCGCGGCTGCTGCACGATCGAGGATGCCGGGGATGCGCGCAGAGTGGCGGACCGGCTCGGGATCCCGTTCTACGTGTGGGACATGTCAGAGCAGTTCCAAGCCGACGTCGTCGACGATTTCGTCGCCGAATACGCAGCCGGGCGCACCCCGAACCCGTGCCTGCGCTGCAATGAGCGGATCAAGTTCGCGGCGCTGTTGGAGAAGGCGCTAGCGCTCGGCTTCGACGGGGTCGCCACCGGGCACTACGCCCGCATCATCGAGCCGGGCGATCCCGAATGCAGCACTGGACGACGGGAACTGCATCGCGCGGTCGACCCGGCCAAAGACCAGTCGTATGTGCTCGGGGTGCTGGATGCACAGCAGCTCTCGGCATCCTGGTTTCCACTCGGGGACACCACCAAGCCGCAGATCCGTCAGGAGGCGGCCGAGCGCGGCTTCGCTGTAGCCAAGAAGCCCGACAGCCACGACATCTGCTTCATCGCCGACGGCGACACCCGCGGCTTCCTGGCCCGACAAGTGGAGCGAACCCCGGGGCAGATTCTCGACGCGCAAGGCCAGGTCGTGGGTGAGCACTCAGGCGCGGTGGGCTTCACCGTGGGGCAACGCAAGGGACTGCATCTGCGTCGTCCCGCCGCCGACGGGCGCCCGCGCTACGTCGTCGCCACCGATCCGGTGGCCAACACCGTGACGGTCGGGGCGGAATCGTTGCTGTCCGTGGACCTCATCTACGCCGACCGTGCGCGCTGGTGCGGACCGGTGCCGGTCGGCCCGGTGCAGGTCGGCGCCCAGGTGCGGGCGCATGGCCAGGAGTACCCGGGGACCGCCGTCGCCGATGGCCACGGCGGGATCGAAGTGCGACTGGCCGAGCCGGTACGGGGCGTCGCGCCGGGTCAAGCGGTTGTTCTCTACCAGGGGACCCGGGTGGTCGGCTCTGGAACCATCACCCGCTCCACCCGGCAACGCGCAGCGGCGGGGGCCAGCTGAGGACGCCGGGCAGGCGTGATCGATCGTGAGACCGAGTCTGGTGCCGCAGGCTGCCTGGGCCCGTCACCCGGCTGCGGCCGGGTCGTAAGGCGCACCAGCGCCGTGGTGCGTGCCGTCGATGCTGGCCGGTCTTGCCTGCTGCCCGGAGGTACTCAGAGTTCAGCTCGGTGTGATTGCTGCGGCGGCAGCCTCCCGCTGCTGGAACACCTTCTCAGCGGCGCCGGTGGCGTTGATGGCCCGGGGGAAGCCTGCGTAGACCGCGGCGTGCAGCAGCGCTTCGGTGATCTGCTCCCGGGTGATGCCGACGTTGAGAGCGGCGTTGACATGGACCTGGAGCTGGGGCTCGCAGCCGCCGAGGGCGGTCAGCGCACCGAGGGTGACGAGCTGACGGCTGCGGGCGTCCAAACCCGGGCGCTCATAGACGTCACCGAAGGCGAAGGCGGCGATGTGGTGGGCCAGGGCAGGGCTGGTTTCGCCAAGGGAGTCGAGCACCGCCTCGCCCTGCTCACCGTCGATCCGAGCCAGCACCTGTTGACCGTGCTGTCGGCGGGCGATGTTCTCGGGGCTGTCGATGTCGTGCTGGGCGCTCATGGGCGTGGTCCTTCGCGGTAGGTGGCGAGTTTGTACTCGGTGGCGGCCAGGGCGAGCTGCAGGTCGGTGATCTTGCGGCGGAGGGCCTCGCGGTGATTCCGGAGCAGGTCGACCCGCTCGGGCACCGTCTCAGCGCCGGAATCTGCCAGCTCGATGTA
Protein-coding regions in this window:
- the mnmA gene encoding tRNA 2-thiouridine(34) synthase MnmA, producing MRIVAAMSGGVDSAVAAARMLDAGHEVVGVHLALSRSAATLRESARGCCTIEDAGDARRVADRLGIPFYVWDMSEQFQADVVDDFVAEYAAGRTPNPCLRCNERIKFAALLEKALALGFDGVATGHYARIIEPGDPECSTGRRELHRAVDPAKDQSYVLGVLDAQQLSASWFPLGDTTKPQIRQEAAERGFAVAKKPDSHDICFIADGDTRGFLARQVERTPGQILDAQGQVVGEHSGAVGFTVGQRKGLHLRRPAADGRPRYVVATDPVANTVTVGAESLLSVDLIYADRARWCGPVPVGPVQVGAQVRAHGQEYPGTAVADGHGGIEVRLAEPVRGVAPGQAVVLYQGTRVVGSGTITRSTRQRAAAGAS
- a CDS encoding cysteine desulfurase family protein, yielding MTDERRCVYLDHGATTPVLPEVIEAMAAELSHVGNPSSLHGPGRAARGRVEEAREKLADALGATASEIVFTSGGTESDNLAITGMFRHRHRQDPRRRRVLVGAIEHSAVLDTAEALAEHEDAQVTLVRCDSAGIITPDALREALLATCGDNADDVALVSIMWVNNEVGVVQPIAELAAVAHEYAVPFHTDAVQAVGQVPVDFAASGVDAMSVSGHKLGGPAGVGALLARRDAPIAPISFGGGQERSLRSGTLATHLIIGLAQALPAAVQRQPEQAARLLGLRDALITGVLEQVPGSQVTGAWDRGDMQRRSPANAHVLLPQCQGDSLLFLLDAAGIACSTGSACHAGVPRPSHVVLALGHPEQEAQGALRLTLGHDSTPEDVERFMAALPECVERAQRAYRAAAARKVG
- a CDS encoding carboxymuconolactone decarboxylase family protein → MSAQHDIDSPENIARRQHGQQVLARIDGEQGEAVLDSLGETSPALAHHIAAFAFGDVYERPGLDARSRQLVTLGALTALGGCEPQLQVHVNAALNVGITREQITEALLHAAVYAGFPRAINATGAAEKVFQQREAAAAAITPS